In the genome of Streptomyces lydicus, the window GTGGTTGAGGGTTGCCAGCAGGGCAACATCGCCTGGAGAAGCGGTGCGGATCCGGAACACGTCACCATCCTGGCCGGTTGATGCTGCCGCTGCCACACATTTCCGGGCCTGGACACCGGCGTGCCTGATGGCATCGGATCTCCTGTCCGGGCGACCCCGCCAGCAGGCCAGCAGGCCAGCAGGCCAGCAGGCCAGCAGGCCAGCAGGCCAGCCGGTCACCCGGTTATCCGGCGACCCGGTCATCCGGACGTGCGCCGAGAAACCCAGGGGCTCGCAGGGCAGGCCGCGCGACCGACACTCAGAGATCTTGAACCACGGTTCCCTGGTGGTAGAGAACCCTCCAGTCGTCGGCTCCCTGTTGCCAGATGGTTGCCCGCCGGGTTCTCCGTCCGTTGAGGACCAAGGTGTACGTCAACAGATAGACACCCGCGCCCAGTTCCTGACAGCGGAAGTCGGACGTCTCCCACTCCTCGGTCGGCGGGGCCTTGTAGCGCTCTTCCAGGACATCGAGCACAAAGTCGCGGCTGTAGCGCTCTCCCGACGCGCCTGTCTCCCAGAAATCCGGCGCTGTCATGGCCTCGAAATCGGCCCTTGTCGTTCCGAACTCGGTTCGGTGGAAAAGCGGTTCCCTACGGACTAGATCGTCGAGAACACCGCGTAGTCGCTCGTCGGTCGGTTCCATCTTCACCTCCTGCTCAGCGAGGGACCTGGACGAACATGGCGATTGCCGTCACGAGCGAGGCGGAGAACATTCCGGGCCCGCCCACGCCTCGGCTCCGAACGTGCCCTTCACGTCGGATGCGAGGGTGAGGGCGTCCACCGTGGCCTGCAGTGCGTACACGGTCGTCTTGTGTGCGCCGCGGACGCTGAGGTGGACCGGGCTGTCGCCCGGATGGTCCGCAAGGATGCGCTTCAGTTCGCTCACGGACTGTTCGGTGATCCGGTGGGCGGGGAGGGCGAGCCGCACGGGGGGTTTCCCACCGTGCTCGGCGGAGGACACGTCCAGTACGGCGAGTTCTCTGCCGAAGACGTTCACGGTTCCGTCCCGGTCCTCCAACTTGCCCTTGACAGAGACGACGTTGTCCTCGGCCAGCGCGTGCCGCACGAACTGGTAGGCGGCAGGGAAGAAGAGTACGTCGATGCCGGCATCACGGTCCGCGAGGTGCACGATGGCCCAGGCGCTGCCCTGTTTGGTCACCTTGAGC includes:
- a CDS encoding DUF4440 domain-containing protein, encoding MEPTDERLRGVLDDLVRREPLFHRTEFGTTRADFEAMTAPDFWETGASGERYSRDFVLDVLEERYKAPPTEEWETSDFRCQELGAGVYLLTYTLVLNGRRTRRATIWQQGADDWRVLYHQGTVVQDL